The nucleotide window TTAATGTTTTGATCGTTAATGCTAGTTCCCGCGAATTACCCGTTCTCGAGAGGTGTCGGGCTTCGATTTCGAAACCCTTAACCATCGAGTGTCAGAACGAGGTAGGTAACGAATCCGTCCGGGCTTTTGCAGCCAGTTCGGCCGGTCAGCACTTGCCATCGTATGACCAACACCACATCGAACACCAGAGTACGGCGTACCGGATCAAAAACGAACGAGGAAACGACCGAGACCGAACAGAACGACCTGGTTTGCCCCGAGTGTACGGGCAACCTCGTCGTCGACGACGAACACGGCGAGACGGTCTGTGAAGACTGTGGCCTCGTCGTCGAGGAGGATTCCGTCGACCGCGGCCCCGAGTGGCGTGCGTTCGACGCTGCCGAGAAAAACGAGAAGTCCCGCGTGGGCGCGCCCACGACGAACACGATGCACGACAAGGGGCTCTCGACGAACATCGACTGGCGGAACAAAGACGCCTACGGCAACTCCCTTGGCTCCCGCCAGCGCGAGAAGATGCAACGCCTTCGGAAGTGGAACGAGCGATTCCGCACGCGTGACTCCAAAGAGCGGAACCTGAAACAGGCTCTCGGTGAGATCGACCGGATGGCTTCTGCGCTTGGCCTGCCGACGAACGTCCGCGAAACCGCTTCCGTCATCTACCGACGCGCACTCGACGAGGACCTGCTGCCCGGCCGCTCCATCGAAGGTGTCTCCACGGCCTGTGTCTACGCCGCCGCCCGACAGGCAGGCGTTCCCCGCAGTCTCGACGAGATCGCCGACGTCTCCCGCGTCGAGAAAAACGAGATCGCCCGCACCTACCGCTACGTCGTTCGGGAACTCGGCCTCGAGGTCCAGCCGGCCGACCCCGAAAGCTACGTGCCACGGTTTGCCTCCGGACTCGATCTCTCCGACGAGGCCGAGCACCGCGCACGTGGGCTGCTCCAGAACGCCAAGGAGAAGGGCGTCCACAGCGGTAAATCGCCGGTCGGCCTCGCTGCCGCCGCCGTTTACGCCGCCGCACTGCTGACGAACGAAAAGACCACGCAGGCTGCCGTCAGCGACGTCGCCGACATCTCCGAAGTGACGATTCGAAACCGGTATCACGAACTCCTCGAAGCCGAGGAGACGCTCGGACTGGCCTGATCGACAGGGTCGACTCACCGCCCCTTGTCAGGATCGACCGATATTTTTTCACTCGTTTAATACATCAGCGCAACAGTGTTACTCCGAAATCGTGAAAAGGGCTCTAAGTGGGAGACGGTTGTGCCATGCTGTACCATGCGATCCCAGGAGTACGTACAGCTCCATGCGCTGCTGCAGGAAATACGTGCGACCGTCGAGGAGAACCAACAGACGGCAGACGCTTTCGAGGCGTACGATACACAGCCGGTTCGGCCGGTACACGTCCATCTCTCGAAAGCCCAACATCGACGGGCGATCTTCCTCCTCCTCGAGGGTATCAGTGAAACGCTCGAGACACAAGCGTCTCCGGAAGTAGCGGTCTGACGCGGACACGATCGCAGGACTGTGAGTAGACGGGTCGTTCTGTACCACCGGAAAGTCCTCGAGCAGACGCCTTTTTGTCGATCCGAGCGAGTGTGCCCACATGGACTTCGATTCGTTCGTCCTCGCCGCATCGACCGCTGATCTCTCCGAGGAACCGGCCGCTCGCGAACACGCCGACGCGATCGAGTACCGTATGGATCTCGCTGACGAGCCACTGACTGCCCTCGAGGCCTACGACGGGGACGGCCAACTGCCGATCCTCGCGACCAACCGCGCCGAGTGGGAAGGTGGCGAGTGGAGCGGTGACGACGACCGCCGACTCGAGGTTCTCGCCGAGGCAACCGCCGTCGACGCCGTCGAGGCGATCGATATCGAACTCGAGGCGGTTTTGGCTGGTGACGCCGACGACCTCCTCGAGACGGCTCGCGAGCGCGACGTCGCCGTCGTCGCGTCGGCCCACGATTTCGAGGGAACGCCGACTCGCGGCGAGCTGGTCTCGACGCTGACGGAAGCGCACAAGCACGCTGACGTCGCCAAAATCGCTGTTACCGCCGAGTCCCACAAGGACACCCTCGCCGTGCTCGCAGCGACGGAACAGTTGACCGCCCACGGCGACCCCGTCGCGACGATGGCGATGGGCGAACTGGGGAGCCATACGCGTGCAGTAGCGCCGGTGTACGGTTCACGAATCGGCTACGCGCCCGTCGATCCCGACAACGCGACCGCTCCGGGGCAGTACGATCTCGAGACCCTCTCGAGGCTGGTCGCGGACCTCAGTTGAGCGTCGCAACGTACGTAAAATAGCTGCACATATGAACGCATTCGTTGGTACGGATCAGTCACGCAGCCGTGACTATACCGATGCAAAGACTTTCACGATCGGTGGTAACGTTAGCGATGATCGTCGCCCTCGTCGCGAGTACGGCGGGGATCGGAGCCGCTGCCCCCGGACCGAACGCGACATCGATGGACGTCGACACCGACGATCGACCGATAGATGTGTCGAACTGGCTGACACCGAGCGACAACGGCGCGGGTTCGATCGACGATCGGTCATCGGTACCCGAGCGACTGTCGTTCGTCGAGCGATTGCTCACGAACGTCTTCTCCAGTGCGTTCGATCAGCCGGAGCAGACGGACCGCCCCGCAGTTCCTGACGACGATGCGTGGACGGACCGTGGTGACTCGAGCGACGATTCCCTCGAGCGCGACAATGGTGACGCGGACGGCAATGACGAGACGGCAACCGACGAAGTGGCGAGCGACGACGATGAATCGGATGTCGTCGATGACACAGACGAGAACGCACCTGAGGAATCGGACGACGAGAACGCCGGTGATGAGTCGTCCGACTCAGTCGACGATGAAAACGAAACGGACGGCATCGAGGACACCGACGAGACGGACGGCGAAACCGACGGTGCCGACGAGTCTGACGAGCCGAGCGAGTCCGACTCCGAGGGCGAAACCGACGATACCGACTCGAGTGACGATACCGCCGGCTCGGACGAAAGCGAGATCGACGATGACGATTCCGCTGGCGACGACACCACGGAATCGAGTGCGTCCGACGACGGTGACGAGGCAGACGAGAGCACCGTGGTCGATGGCGATGCCGAAGATACCGACGACACTGTGTCCGACGATGGCACGACTGACGAAGACGCCGACATCGCGGGCGACGGCACGCTCGATCGGGCACTCGTCGAACAATATATACACGAAGGCATCAACGAAGAGCGAACCGCTCGCGGACTCGAGGCGCTCGAGTTCGACGAAGTCCTCCAAGAGATCGCACGCGGGCACAGCGAGGACATGGCCGAGCGCGGGTACTTTAGTCACGAGGACCCGGAGGGCAACACCTTCGCGGACCGCTACGCCGAACACGGCTACGAGTGTCGGGCGTACACGGACGGTGGCGCGTACTACACCGGTGGCGAGAACATCGCCTACACGTACGTCGACCAGCCGGTCCGAACGGACTCGGGCGACGTCGTCGAGCACACGACCGAACGCGAACTGGCCGACGGCCTCGTCGAGCAGTGGATGAACTCCGACGGACACCGCGAGAACATCCTCGCCGACCACTGGAACACCGAGGGGATCGGGATCGCCGTGACCGACGACGACCGGGTGTACGCGACCCAGAACTTCTGCTAGCCACCGATCTCGACAGCACCGACGCCGCCCCTCGATTCTTTCGAACCGACTCGAGAGCGCGAGTCGCCGAAGGTAATCGCTGTTTGATTGATCGCCAAATGAGACGAAAAGAGAAATCGGAATGTTAAGGGGACGGGTCCCCTAGCACCACGTACGATGACATGGCTCCGTGCGCTCGCTGCCGCTGTTCTCTCGGTTATTATGCCCGGTGCGGGCCACGCCCTGATCCGGGATTGGCTCCGTGCGATAGTGTTTGCTGGACTGTATTTTTCGGCGATGCTGTACTTTTTCCCGATCGAGTTGGTCGCCGATGCCACCACGATGACCGACGCAATGGAAGTCCTCTCCGCGGAGACCGATACGATCTCGCAGTTCGTCCTCTCGTTTCTCGTCCTGTTCGCGACGATCGACGCCACGTTCCGGGCGGCCGGCTTCCCGCCGACGGGCAACCGTTCGAGCGACGGGCCGTCCTGTCCCCAGTGTGGGAAGGAACTCGACGACGACCTCGAGTTCTGTCACTGGTGTACGACCCGCTTAGAGCCGGTCGAGTCGGACGCCGACGCGCAGGCTCGAGACGAAACGCCACAGCCGTGAACAGACGGTGCTCTCATCGGTGGGTTCTTCGTCGACACTGTTGTCGAGTTGATGAACGTGAAAATACGGCGTTTCCGACAGCCCGGACGGAGCCGACCGAACTGCCACGCAGTCGCCCTTACTTCTCGATGATGCTCTCTTCGACGGCCTCGCCGAAGTGACGCGCGGTATCCTCGTAGTAGAGTTTGATTTCGTCACCGGCCTCGAGGGCGGTCACGGCTTTTCGGCCGTCGGGCGTGGCGACTTTTATCGTCTCTGCGTTCTGCAACAGTGTCTCGACGCGGTCGCCGTCGGCGGTCTCTAGGGCGACCCGGAACATCGGCCGTTTCTCGATTTTGACGCGGCCGACAATCGCTTCGCGGGTGTTGCCGTTGAGATCGACAATCTGCACCTCGTCGCCGCTCTGGAGTTCCGAGAGATACTTCGTGCCGCCGTCGGGCGTACGGACGTAGGCGTGGACCGCGCCCGCGTTGACCCGGAACGGTCGCGAGGCGACGTACGGCGAGTCGGCTGTCTCGGCGTGGACGAACACGAGGCCGCGCGCCATCGAGCCGACGAGCATTCCTTCGTCGTGTTCGAGCAGGTTGCCCGTATCGACACAGACCCGGTCTGCGCTGCCGATCTGCTCGACATCGAGCACTTCGGCGTATTCGAGATCCAGCGACTCGCGTTCGGCCTCGTCGCGGACCTCGACGGTCTTGCGGATCTCGTCGGGGTCGTCTGAGTCGAGCAGGACGGAGTCGGAACCGATCTCGAGCGTTTCGAAGGCCGTCTTGGCCTCCTCGGCGCTGGTGACGCCCGCGACGAGGTCGGTCTCCTCGCCGATGCGGGCGATCAGGTTCTCGAGTGGGATGATCGTCCAGTCGTCGCCGATAACGATGGTGTAGTCGGCTTCCTCGGCGGCGGTTTCGGCGAAATGTTCGTACTCCTTGGCGAGGATGCGGACGTACGCGCCGCGCTCTAGGTCGCCGTCACGACGGAGCGTCGAGAGGTCCGCCGACCCGGAGAGATCCTCGGGGAGGTCGATCGTCGCATCACCCTCGCCGTCTTTGCCGACGATGACAGCGTCGGGTCGCTCGGTCGGTTCTGCCTCTTCGACGTCGTCATCGTCCGCGTCGACGTCGTCGACCAGCGTCACGTCGCCGTCGGTGCGAAACGCCGCGACGTTGATGTCGCCGAGTTCGCGCACGCGGGCAACGTCTGCTTCGTCGACCAGTACCCAGTCTGCACCCGCCTCGAGCGCGGCGGTGATCCGCGCGCGGCGGTCGTCCCAGTCACCGACGGCGTCGTCGGCTTTTACCCAGACAGATCGCGTCATAAATCGACCGACGAAGGGCACTGGCTTGAACGTGGCGAATGCCACAGACCTCACCGCGACGCAGTCGGGACCAGCGCCGAGTGCCGGTCACTCGACGGTGACTCGATCGTCTTCGGCGACAGTAGCCGTCGAAATCGGCGAAACGTTGAGAACGCCTGCGCCCCTCTTTTGGGATAATGACTGCGTACGAGGCAATTTATTTCGATCTCGACCGAACGCTCTGTGAGCCCACACAGGACGCCACGACGCTGCTCGAGTCGGCGTTCGACCGGGCCGACGTCGACCCGTTCTGTACGCCGGCGGAGCTGCGAGCGGTCGTGCCGTCGCTGCCGACGGCTCAGACGGATCGGGAGTTCTATCGAAACCTGTTCGCCGAAGCCGCCAGCCGCGCCGACGTCGACCCCGCCGTCTCTTCGTCGCTTGCAGAGCGGTATCTCGAGGTCCAAGACCCCACCGCCGTCCGATTCCGTCCCGGCGCGAAGGCTGCCCTCGAGCACGCTCGTGAGTTCGGGCCGGTCGGCCTGATTACGAACGGTGGCCGACCGACACAGACGAAGAAACTCGACGCACTCGACATCGCGGATGCTTTCGACGTCCGCATCTTCACCGACCCGAGCGCCGGTATCGAACCGAAGCCGAGTACGGTCCCGTTCGAGCGGGCGCTTTCGGAACTCGACGTCGCCGCCGACGCGGCGGTCCACGTCGGCGATTCGCTGCACGCGGACGTCGCGGGCGCGAACGCCGTCGGGATCGATTCGGCGTGGGTCGACACCGGACACGACACCCTCGATGGCACGCCCCACCAACCGACGTACGAACTCACGTCGCTCGAGGCGTTCGAGACGATCGTGTAACGGGCTGCAAGCGCAAGCTACTGGTCTGGAAGGAGATCCGTGTGGACGACGGCCCGATACTGGCCGTTCGACGCTTCCTCGAGTCGCTTGAGTAACGCGGTACCCTCGCCGAACGCCTCGGGAAGGGTAAAGGGGTCGTCGTCGTGCTCGTCGCGTTGGGTACAGCGCTTGACGAACGTGGCCAGCGTCGGATACGTTCCCGGTCGCGCGTAGACGACGCCGATATCCTCGGTCACCTGGTCGGTCCAGCGCTCGAGTATCCGTTCGGTCTTGCGGCGCGGTTGTTGCTGCTTTTCTGCCAGCCTCGCGGCGTCGATCTCGCTCTCGCCGAGGACCTCGTCGAAGGCGTCCTGCAGTTCGTCGGCGTTGTCCTCGATCGACGGCGCGTCCGCGTCGGCCTCGAGCAACTCGACGAACGCCTCAAGCTCTGTCCGTCGCGCGGCGATCGGATAGACGAAGTCGTGGGTGTCTTTCGGCAGTTTATACGAGTGGCCTTCGACGCCCTGTTCGCCGGAACTCGATTGGCCAAGCATCAAGTCGAGTATGCCCATACCCGAACCAGGTGCCGGGAGTCGAATAAGTATTCCGTGGCTATCTCACCAGCTACAGACTCCAGTCGGTAACGACGCGCCGAAACCGGCGCGCTCACCACTCCTCACCGAGTGCCGACTTCGCGCCGCCGAAGCCGCTCGCGGTCGTCCACGTTCGGCCGCTCTCCCCGTGTTCGACCTCGTAGCGACCGCCACACTCCCCACAGCGGTACTGTGCCGGCGCTTTCACCGGTCTCGAGGCCCGATGCCGCCTCGCGTGCCAGTCACACTCGCCCTCGAGACATCGGAGGACGTACCGTGGCGCTGAAAATCGTCGGCAGTGACGCGGCGCGTCGAGTATCGCCGCCTGCTCGCGAAACCGCGGGCCGTGGCCCGACTCGCCAAAGTGCTGGAACTCCCAGACGTGGACGAGTTCGTGTCTGACGACGCCCGCGAATGCCGGCCAGTCGTAGCGTTCGTAGGCCTGTCGCGTGAGCACGATCGTCGCCACCTCGCGGTCTACGTCCCATCGACACGCGCCCGCCCGCCGACGAGCGCGCGTCGTGACTTCCCACTCGAGCGCGTCGCGATCGATCTCGAGGGCGTGGTCGGCGAGCACCTCGCGGGCGTGAATTCGGGCTCGAGCGAGGAGTTCGTCGTCGATCGTGAGATCGGTGTCGTCGCCGGTCACGGACGGGCGGACGGTGCCGGCGATAGAAATGCTTCCGATCGATCCCGTGAAAGCAGGGAATACTTTGCCCAGCCGTTCCCGATCCTCGCTATGGACATCGACGAGCCGCTCCCGACGCCGCGTGAGCCCGATCCGAACGCCCCCGTTTGCCCCACCGGACTGGTCCTCACCGCCGCGTTCGAGCCGCCGCTGGACGAGCGAGCGCCGTGGCTCGAGCGATACGAAATCGTCGACGCGCTCGCGGTTCCAGGGGCGGAGACGCCGCTGTATCTGACTGCCTCGGGATTCGCCATCACGACTACTGGCATCGGCAAAAGCGACGCGGCGACGACGGTCACCGCGTTGCTCGGGAGTTCGGGCGTCGATCTCGACTCGGCGTACGTCGTCTCGAGCGGTATCGCCGGCTCCTCGCCGGAAACGACGGCACTCGGTTCCGTCGCGATCGCGGATGCGGTCGTCGACTGTGATCGAAAACACCGCTGGGATCGACAGGGCGCAAGCGACACCGAAACCGTGCCCGGGACCGCCTCCAAGAGCACGCCGATCGATCTGCTGGCGTATCGACCCCGCGACTACGTGCATCACCTCGAGTCGACTCTCGTCGACCGTGCGGTCACCGCCGCGGAGGGCGTCGATCTCCGCGAGGACGACGCCGCACGCGACTACCAGACCCAGTACCCGGCGGCGACGGACGCCGGACCGTCGATCGAGCGCGGGACAACCGTCTGCGGCGACGAGTTCTGGCACGGCCCCAAGTACGCGCGGGAAGTCGAGTGGCTCTGTGGCGAGTACGGCGTCGCACCGTACGTGACGACGCAGATGGAAGACGCCGCGACGGCGACCGCCCTCAAGCGCTTCGGCCGCCGTGAGCGCTATCTCAGCGTGCGTGCCGTCGCCAACTACGACCGGCCGGCACCCGGCCAATCCGTCGAGGAGAGTTTCGACGGCAACCCGGCGAGTCTCGAACTGGCGATCGACAACGCCGCCCGTGTCGGCTCGGCAGTCATCGAGGCGCTTATCGCGAGCGATCCGCTCGAGATCACTGGCAGCGAGAAGCAGTAAGCAGGAGTCGAGTCGATTCAGGCCTCGAGCGCGAGGCCGGCTTCCGTAAGCGCTTCCTCGGTCGAAAGATCGTCGTGGACGACGCCAGCGACGGCGCGGGCGATCGCTTCGGGATCGTCGTGCTGGAAGATCGACCGACCCATCGAGACGCCGGCACCGCCGGCGTCCATCACGCCGCGGACCATCTCGATCGTCTCGCGGTCAGTCCCTTTGGAGCCGCCGGCGATGACGACCGGGAGGCGAGTCGATTCGACGACGTGCTGGAAGCTCTCGGCGTCGCCGCTGTAGCCCGTTTTGACGATGTCCGCACCGAGTTCCTCGGCGAGTCGCACCGCGTGGCCGAGCGCTTCGGGATCTTCGGGGTCGACGCCCGGGCCGCGGGCGTAGGCCATCGCGAGGACGGGCATCCCGAACTGTTTCGCGGTCGCCGTGACCTCCGAAAGCTGGGCGATCTGGTCGGGCTCGTGGTCCGAGCCGACGTTGATGTGGAAGGAGACGGCGTCAGCGCCGACGCGAACGGCCTCCTCGACCGTGCCGGTCATTCGCTTGTCGTTCTCGTCGGGGCCGATCGTCGTCGAGCCGTTGAGGTGGACGATGTACCCTTTGTCGTTTTTGTTGTCGTGGACGCGGGGTGCGATTCCTTTCTGCGTGAGGACTGCGTCGGCACCGCCGCTGGTGACCCCGTCGATCGTCGATTCGATGTCTTTCAGCCCCTGGCAGGCACCGATCGTGATGCCGTGGTCCATCGGGACGATTACGTACGTGCCGTCTGTGCCGATTCGATCGAGTCGTGCGTCGATTCCTGTCGTAGTCATTGCGGGAGTGTAGCAAGCTTGCAGTTATGGCTGTTCTGGTTCCGGGGCGTCGATCGGGTCCGCGTCAGTGCCACCGTCGGCACCGCGGATCGCACCGCGTTTGAGTTCCTCGGCTTTGGCCTCGAGGTCGGCCACTGGGTCGTCGCTTTCGGCGACGATATCGATGAGCGCGCTGCCGACGATGACGCCATCCGCGCCGGCTTCGATGATCTCGGCCGCGTGGTCGCCCTCGCTGACGCCGAAGCCGACCGCCTTCGGAACGCCGTCGGAACACGGTTCCGAGACGTCGTACTCCTCGAGCCGGGTCAGGCTGTCGTGGGTCGCGTTCGAGACGTCCGCGCGCGCGCCCGTCGTGCCGAGTCGGGCCTGCACGTAGACGAAGCCCGACGCCTGCGACATGATCCGCTCGAGCCGTTCGCCCTCGGTCGTCGGCGCGACGATGAAGACGAGGTCAAGGCCGTGGTCGTCACAGGCCGCACGCAGCGGGTCCGACTCCTCTGCGGGCAGGTCGGGAACGATGATCCCCGA belongs to Natronorubrum aibiense and includes:
- a CDS encoding CAP domain-containing protein, whose product is MIVALVASTAGIGAAAPGPNATSMDVDTDDRPIDVSNWLTPSDNGAGSIDDRSSVPERLSFVERLLTNVFSSAFDQPEQTDRPAVPDDDAWTDRGDSSDDSLERDNGDADGNDETATDEVASDDDESDVVDDTDENAPEESDDENAGDESSDSVDDENETDGIEDTDETDGETDGADESDEPSESDSEGETDDTDSSDDTAGSDESEIDDDDSAGDDTTESSASDDGDEADESTVVDGDAEDTDDTVSDDGTTDEDADIAGDGTLDRALVEQYIHEGINEERTARGLEALEFDEVLQEIARGHSEDMAERGYFSHEDPEGNTFADRYAEHGYECRAYTDGGAYYTGGENIAYTYVDQPVRTDSGDVVEHTTERELADGLVEQWMNSDGHRENILADHWNTEGIGIAVTDDDRVYATQNFC
- a CDS encoding zinc ribbon domain-containing protein — encoded protein: MTWLRALAAAVLSVIMPGAGHALIRDWLRAIVFAGLYFSAMLYFFPIELVADATTMTDAMEVLSAETDTISQFVLSFLVLFATIDATFRAAGFPPTGNRSSDGPSCPQCGKELDDDLEFCHWCTTRLEPVESDADAQARDETPQP
- a CDS encoding type I 3-dehydroquinate dehydratase, with amino-acid sequence MDFDSFVLAASTADLSEEPAAREHADAIEYRMDLADEPLTALEAYDGDGQLPILATNRAEWEGGEWSGDDDRRLEVLAEATAVDAVEAIDIELEAVLAGDADDLLETARERDVAVVASAHDFEGTPTRGELVSTLTEAHKHADVAKIAVTAESHKDTLAVLAATEQLTAHGDPVATMAMGELGSHTRAVAPVYGSRIGYAPVDPDNATAPGQYDLETLSRLVADLS
- a CDS encoding phosphorylase family protein translates to MDIDEPLPTPREPDPNAPVCPTGLVLTAAFEPPLDERAPWLERYEIVDALAVPGAETPLYLTASGFAITTTGIGKSDAATTVTALLGSSGVDLDSAYVVSSGIAGSSPETTALGSVAIADAVVDCDRKHRWDRQGASDTETVPGTASKSTPIDLLAYRPRDYVHHLESTLVDRAVTAAEGVDLREDDAARDYQTQYPAATDAGPSIERGTTVCGDEFWHGPKYAREVEWLCGEYGVAPYVTTQMEDAATATALKRFGRRERYLSVRAVANYDRPAPGQSVEESFDGNPASLELAIDNAARVGSAVIEALIASDPLEITGSEKQ
- a CDS encoding HAD family hydrolase, translated to MTAYEAIYFDLDRTLCEPTQDATTLLESAFDRADVDPFCTPAELRAVVPSLPTAQTDREFYRNLFAEAASRADVDPAVSSSLAERYLEVQDPTAVRFRPGAKAALEHAREFGPVGLITNGGRPTQTKKLDALDIADAFDVRIFTDPSAGIEPKPSTVPFERALSELDVAADAAVHVGDSLHADVAGANAVGIDSAWVDTGHDTLDGTPHQPTYELTSLEAFETIV
- a CDS encoding transcription initiation factor IIB is translated as MTNTTSNTRVRRTGSKTNEETTETEQNDLVCPECTGNLVVDDEHGETVCEDCGLVVEEDSVDRGPEWRAFDAAEKNEKSRVGAPTTNTMHDKGLSTNIDWRNKDAYGNSLGSRQREKMQRLRKWNERFRTRDSKERNLKQALGEIDRMASALGLPTNVRETASVIYRRALDEDLLPGRSIEGVSTACVYAAARQAGVPRSLDEIADVSRVEKNEIARTYRYVVRELGLEVQPADPESYVPRFASGLDLSDEAEHRARGLLQNAKEKGVHSGKSPVGLAAAAVYAAALLTNEKTTQAAVSDVADISEVTIRNRYHELLEAEETLGLA
- the trpA gene encoding tryptophan synthase subunit alpha; protein product: MSDIEAAIREHHPALITYLTAGDPSLEDTKAYVEALDRGGADLIELGLPFSEPIAEGPTIQAAINRALDAGTTPAGFFELVDDLETEAPLLVMTYYNMILQYGDEPDVRPFVERAAEAGLSGIIVPDLPAEESDPLRAACDDHGLDLVFIVAPTTEGERLERIMSQASGFVYVQARLGTTGARADVSNATHDSLTRLEEYDVSEPCSDGVPKAVGFGVSEGDHAAEIIEAGADGVIVGSALIDIVAESDDPVADLEAKAEELKRGAIRGADGGTDADPIDAPEPEQP
- a CDS encoding 2-amino-3,7-dideoxy-D-threo-hept-6-ulosonate synthase, coding for MTTTGIDARLDRIGTDGTYVIVPMDHGITIGACQGLKDIESTIDGVTSGGADAVLTQKGIAPRVHDNKNDKGYIVHLNGSTTIGPDENDKRMTGTVEEAVRVGADAVSFHINVGSDHEPDQIAQLSEVTATAKQFGMPVLAMAYARGPGVDPEDPEALGHAVRLAEELGADIVKTGYSGDAESFQHVVESTRLPVVIAGGSKGTDRETIEMVRGVMDAGGAGVSMGRSIFQHDDPEAIARAVAGVVHDDLSTEEALTEAGLALEA
- a CDS encoding 3-dehydroquinate synthase II; translation: MTRSVWVKADDAVGDWDDRRARITAALEAGADWVLVDEADVARVRELGDINVAAFRTDGDVTLVDDVDADDDDVEEAEPTERPDAVIVGKDGEGDATIDLPEDLSGSADLSTLRRDGDLERGAYVRILAKEYEHFAETAAEEADYTIVIGDDWTIIPLENLIARIGEETDLVAGVTSAEEAKTAFETLEIGSDSVLLDSDDPDEIRKTVEVRDEAERESLDLEYAEVLDVEQIGSADRVCVDTGNLLEHDEGMLVGSMARGLVFVHAETADSPYVASRPFRVNAGAVHAYVRTPDGGTKYLSELQSGDEVQIVDLNGNTREAIVGRVKIEKRPMFRVALETADGDRVETLLQNAETIKVATPDGRKAVTALEAGDEIKLYYEDTARHFGEAVEESIIEK
- a CDS encoding UPF0058 family protein codes for the protein MRSQEYVQLHALLQEIRATVEENQQTADAFEAYDTQPVRPVHVHLSKAQHRRAIFLLLEGISETLETQASPEVAV
- a CDS encoding SprT family zinc-dependent metalloprotease → MTGDDTDLTIDDELLARARIHAREVLADHALEIDRDALEWEVTTRARRRAGACRWDVDREVATIVLTRQAYERYDWPAFAGVVRHELVHVWEFQHFGESGHGPRFREQAAILDAPRHCRRFSAPRYVLRCLEGECDWHARRHRASRPVKAPAQYRCGECGGRYEVEHGESGRTWTTASGFGGAKSALGEEW